GAATCGAGGAGGAGAGAAGCCCTATGATCCGAGCTAAATGGCGGAGAGTAATCCGAGGGGTCACCAGCGTCTTGCGCAGCTCCTTGCGGATGGACCGGATCTTCGACAGCGGAAGGCTGAGAGTCTCCGAGACGGAATCCACCGAGAAGCCGAGGAATTCCACAATCCTGGAGGGTGTCAACGACGACTTCTCGTGGTTGATGAGGAAACCCAGTCGAGACAGAAGGTCCATCGCCACCTGTAATTGCGAGAGAAGGACGGAAGGGTCTTGCGCCAGAAGAAGTAAGTCGTCTAGGTAAATAATCAATCGGATCCCGCGACCGCGGAGCCAAGCCACCACCGGACGCatgagcttggtgaagcaccaaggggccgaCGACAGACCGAAGGGCAGGCAAGAGAAACGCCATACCTGTCCCCTCCACAGAAAACGGAGAAGGTCCCTGGAGGGAACAGCAACCGGAACGGTGAGGTAAGCGTCTTTCAAGTCCAGTTTCACCATCCAATCGCCTGACAGAAGAAGATCTCTGAGGAGgtgaataccctccatcttgaagtgcctgTAGCGCACAAATCTGTTTAGGGGCTTGAGATTTATTACGGGGCGCATCTGTCCCCCTTTCTTCCGCACGAGGAAGATGCTGCTGAGCAGGCCCTCTGAAGGGGACGTGACCAATTCGATGGCCCTTTTGTGAAAAAGATCTGTCAATTCTTTGTCTATGGCCCGAGATGCGGGACCTGCGGATGGGATGGGAGGAGGAAAAGGAATATGAACCGGAGACTGCACTAGTTCTATTTGAAATCCCCGAATAGTGGATAGCACCCAACTGTCTGACGTAATTGTCTCCCAGGCCTGGgaaaaatgttggagtctgccccctacataaATTGGAGAAAAAGGAGGACGATGAACACTTACCGAGGGGACGACGAAATCCGGAACCACCTCTGAAGGGTCTGCGGCTGGGAGCACCACGGGATGGGAAGAAACCCTGCGATTGCCTGGTGTCCTGGGGTGAGTATCGCTGAGAGAAGGATCTTTGACCGTAGGAACCTCTGCCCGAACCCCGGGCGTGGAATGACGAACGGCCGGCAGAACGGCCCCTGTAATTGCCGGCCCTAGCGGAAAAACGGCCCTGGAACACTCTCCTCATGGATGATTGTGCCTTATCCAGGGCGGTGAAGGCACCCACGAACTTGCCCATGTCCTTAATGAAGGACTCTCCAAAGAGCAGTCCCTGTGCCTCTCCTCCGGCCTCAGTGAGAGCTAAATTGACCAGTTTTGGTTCAATCTTGAACAAAATAGCTTTCCGTCGTTCTATTGACAGGGAAGTATTCACATTTCCTGCTATACATATGGCCCTTTGGACCCAACCTCGGAGATCCTCCGGATCAACGGGTGTATCTGTCTCTCTGGCGATTTCCGCCAACTCAAAGATCTTTGTCAACGGGCCGAAAAggtccaggagcttgtcctgggTCGCCTTAAGGGCCGACTCCAGCCCCCTTCTAGGGTTCCACCCAGACTTTGCCAAAAACTGGACCATTTTGGGGTCCACGGATGGGGTGTCACAGACCTTATTAGCAACAATGGGTCTAGGGCATTCGGCTTTCAGCTTGTTGCGAGCCTCCTTAGTCAGAGGGCAACGAACACGCGCTGCTAGGTATTGAGCAACGTGATCAAGCGGGAGCCATTCTGCGGATCTGGGGTGGTGGAGACTGTCGGGATCGAAAAGGGGGTCCCCTAGGGGATCCGTCAAAACCCCAGAAGGTCCCTGGAAGACATCAGCAGACGAAACGCCAGGAGGCGCCGGGGTAGGTGCCGGAGTAGGATCGGCATGGGCAGAATCATACAGACCTTCATCGGGGTAGTCAAGATCCTCACATCTAACCTCCTCGTCAGAGTCGACCTCAGAGTCGATCTCTAAATCAGTCTGTGCTCTAGCGCACTTCCATTTCctcgcccgttctgcctggcgggatgaggctcttttgcgcgaggtCGCGCTCTCTGGGGTGGCATTAGACTCACCAATCAACTGTGTTCTGGAGGCGTGAGGTACTGTTACATCGGGCTGTGCCGTGTCACTGGAGACACCAGGGTGAGTAGAGAGGGCATCTGATATAGACTTGGTGAGGGAGTGAGTGACAGAGCCCATAGCGGCCATAATGGCCTCAGACACAGAGCGCTGGAAAGCCTCcactgagaaaacggatccatcaggCGCAGGCATAGGAGAGGGAATAGAATCCCTGCCTGTCTCCATAGATTGTGATGGAGTATGGCCCGTGGGTTGAGACATAGCCACGTTTGTGTAATAATGCCCCACTGAGTAAATAATAATCAGGGGCAGTACAGGGCAATCAATGCCAACGGCTCTGAAACTACCTAAAGGTCTACACCTATTATGGCAAGCTAACCTGTGGAGAGAAAAAGCGATTGCTCACAGTGGGTAGTTACCCAGCGGTGAGCCGGAGCAGGGAGACACAGGCGCAACGGAAAAGGCGCAGGAAACGGAAGGAGCCGGCGGCGCTAGAGGGAAAGAGCAGGGGAAAGCATGCAAGAAAAAAGCCaccccaaaatggccgccgaaatcCCGCGGCCTGCCGAAATCACGCGAGATGACGGGATCAGCGCAGCCGGACGGCGGGAAGATGGGGAGAGAGACGGGAGGCCGCAACTGCGAGCGCGCCCACAGTCTCCGCCAAGTAAGTGAGGGGGAAGAAAGAAGGGGGACCAATAAGTTAACTCCTGCAGAAATCCCCCCCTCTCCCCGTCCCCAGCAGGGGAAGGGGAAGTAAGTCACCCCCAAGGGAAGCCTATCAGGGGAAATAAATAACAGGGAAAGAAAAAGGCAACCAATAAGATAAAACCAATAAGGCAGTGGTGAACAGGGAAAAAACACAatcctaataaggggttaataagcaaTTTCGCACAGATAACACCATCAGATATGAGCTGCTAAAcaagaggtacttatcttctgtggcagcagcaaagaaagaggatgtgCTACGGACTAGTGGACATTATATAGGGGACTATGGTGGGAGGGACGGTTGCTATGGCAATATGTTAATTTGGTTTaactttttctttgctgctgtggttgtcagtaaagagagatgatgcaatatgagcctccgtgtcttgaaataaaattctaGATTATCCCTCTCAACaaccacaaattacttcctgtaAAATAGACCAGCCTGCATTACAATATTGGAATAAAACAAAGCGAGTCTGCTGGTCGAATTCAAGGCTAACAATATTTTTTCCTTGTTTTATTGGCTGTCTttatagtgtttttatttttattttataacttcTAAATTGCTAGAAAGGAAGGAATAAGAACGCCACTTTACATTTTACTATTGACCATACAAAAATCCTGTTAAATTCACAGGgatgatgaaaaaaaaactacagaGCAGCCACTAGATAAATGTACATTACTGATTTTACTCATAATCAGAGGAACAAATCACCAGATGTTTTAATTTATAAAGGGTTACACTTACTATATTACAAATTTAGGAATATCTATGTCATAAAATCCACAGGTTTTGAGGTGGCAGCACAAGCTGACTCAAATTTATCAAAATGCCACAGGCAGAATGATACATTTGTCACAACTCACTAGATATGCCAGACAGGCTCCTCTTCCTTATGCAACCTCATGACTGACACACTTAATATATgtgacttgtgccaaaaaaataggaAACACCGTTATTCATTTAATACACTTTTCTATTCCTCTTAGCCATACTCTTTTTCCAGATACTTTTCAAAGAAGatgaaaaatgtattaaaaatacattttaaaaaatgacacacacttgatgacatttttttctgGTCAGAATTCTTGCCCATTTTATGGAAATTTTATGGTaaatcagaataaaaaaaaagcagtagCAACAGAAACCTCCGGTGGAAGACATTAATCAAAACTTCCTAAAAGAAACCATCCAATTGGAGCTCAGATTTCATTTATAACACTACACTGTTAAAATGAAAACTACACTGATTGGTTCATATGGGCAACAAGGACAGGATTATTTCAGCTAGATAGTTTTGatagataccgtatttttcgccctataagacgcaccggcccataagacgcacctaggtttttgaggaggaaaataagaaaaaatatattttgaaccaaaaggtgtgcttttggtgggttttgaactaattgtggtctgtggatggcactgttatgggggatctgtggatggcgcactgttatggggtatctgtgggtgacacttatgggggatctgtgggtgacacttatgggggatctgtgggtgacacttatgggggatctgtgggtgacacttatggggg
The Bufo bufo chromosome 8, aBufBuf1.1, whole genome shotgun sequence genome window above contains:
- the LOC120977521 gene encoding uncharacterized protein LOC120977521; this translates as MAAMGSVTHSLTKSISDALSTHPGVSSDTAQPDVTVPHASRTQLIGESNATPESATSRKRASSRQAERARKWKCARAQTDLEIDSEVDSDEEVRCEDLDYPDEGLYDSAHADPTPAPTPAPPGVSSADVFQGPSGVLTDPLGDPLFDPDSLHHPRSAEWLPLDHVAQYLAARVRCPLTKEARNKLKAECPRPIVANKVCDTPSVDPKMVQFLAKSGWNPRRGLESALKATQDKLLDLFGPLTKIFELAEIARETDTPVDPEDLRGWVQRAICIAGNVNTSLSIERRKAILFKIEPKLVNLALTEAGGEAQGLLFGESFIKDMGKFVGAFTALDKAQSSMRRVFQGRFSARAGNYRGRSAGRSSFHARGSGRGSYGQRSFSQRYSPQDTRQSQGFFPSRGAPSRRPFRGGSGFRRPLG